From Solibacillus sp. FSL W7-1464:
ATGATATCCCCTTGCTGAATGATAGTAGAGAGCTTTTCGAGCACAAATTGTACACGGTTCATTATTTCCTCGAACTCTGTTTTCGATTGCCCTTCTGCAAGGAGACCCAGATCGATCGATTCTTCCGGCTGCTCGTTCCAATCCACAGCATAAATGGCATCATGTCCAAGCATTTCAGCTAACCGGAATCCAATTTGATAAATCTCATTTTCTTTGAAATCATCATTTACCTTTTCCACTTCTGCCGAGCGATAAATGGAAGTCAGATGTTCTTGTAAATGAAATGGATATTCGACAAACACTTGATCCGCTTGGAACCTCGCAAGATCAATGGCCAACTTTTCGAAATCGCCATCGCTATATTTCCTTTTATCCTTTTCCGATAAAGTGTTCAAGTCTGAAGTATCGCTAAGGTGACATGTTCCGACTAATAGAATTTCCATATAAATGCTCCCTCTATTCACCTGTTTTTAATAAG
This genomic window contains:
- a CDS encoding DUF5694 domain-containing protein, which produces MEILLVGTCHLSDTSDLNTLSEKDKRKYSDGDFEKLAIDLARFQADQVFVEYPFHLQEHLTSIYRSAEVEKVNDDFKENEIYQIGFRLAEMLGHDAIYAVDWNEQPEESIDLGLLAEGQSKTEFEEIMNRVQFVLEKLSTIIQQGDIIELYKYINTQQYNVNDHQVYVDLMQLDDKIAFEWVTKYWYYRNLKIVRNIKKSILPETKRAVILYGSAHNYLFKQLLEEDEAIKVIPFGDWSE